Proteins co-encoded in one Verrucomicrobiia bacterium genomic window:
- a CDS encoding efflux RND transporter periplasmic adaptor subunit — MARPRTYGFLTWFIVLALLAAAGWGGWRWRRQKSATAAIPTLRTNAVVVGDIIQSVTANGALTPVRLVSVGSQVSGILTEVLTDFNSTVKEGDVLAKIDPSTFERELARAEADLASAMAGLALAEVNLQRDRSLHENKLISEIEFKGTEVNRLQAEATVKMREAAADRARVDLERTTILAPISGMVITRKVEAGQTVAASLNTPELFTIANDLAQMQIETMVSEADVGGVEDGQEVKFQVDAFPNRQFRGRVRQVRYAATTNQNVVTYNTIVEVDNRDMKLRPGMTANVTILTAQRTNVLRVPNAALRFRPPDTIRVGSTNDAVARAAGPKAPGAPPSDEMPVPPWVAEGRRPTEEERTRFEASLTPEQREQYRQMRERMRAMMAAGGGGPGGGGGAMSAMAGGNRTPAADGPGIRTVYLVDPDRSSPASTVLKAVSVRTGISDGTFTEIIEGLSAGDIVVSGLAAPTTAASAPTPNPFGSPFGGPRR, encoded by the coding sequence ATGGCCCGCCCGCGCACGTACGGTTTTCTGACCTGGTTCATTGTCCTCGCCCTGCTCGCAGCAGCGGGTTGGGGCGGGTGGCGCTGGCGGCGCCAAAAGTCCGCGACGGCCGCAATCCCCACCTTGAGAACCAACGCGGTGGTCGTCGGCGACATCATCCAGAGCGTCACGGCCAACGGTGCCCTCACTCCGGTGCGTCTGGTCAGCGTTGGCAGCCAAGTTTCCGGGATCCTCACGGAGGTCCTCACGGACTTCAACTCCACCGTGAAGGAGGGGGACGTGCTCGCGAAGATTGACCCGTCCACGTTCGAGCGCGAGCTGGCGCGGGCGGAGGCGGATCTGGCCAGCGCGATGGCCGGCCTGGCCCTTGCCGAGGTCAATCTCCAGCGCGACCGATCGCTGCACGAAAACAAGCTGATCTCGGAAATTGAGTTCAAGGGGACCGAGGTGAACCGGCTTCAGGCCGAAGCCACGGTCAAGATGCGCGAGGCCGCCGCCGACCGTGCCCGCGTGGATCTGGAGCGGACCACCATTCTAGCGCCCATCAGCGGGATGGTCATCACCCGCAAAGTCGAGGCCGGCCAGACGGTGGCCGCCAGCCTCAACACCCCTGAACTGTTCACCATCGCCAACGATCTCGCACAAATGCAGATCGAAACCATGGTCAGTGAGGCCGACGTCGGCGGTGTCGAGGATGGACAGGAGGTGAAGTTCCAGGTGGACGCCTTCCCCAACCGGCAGTTCCGCGGACGGGTTCGCCAGGTCCGCTATGCGGCCACCACCAACCAGAACGTGGTCACCTACAACACCATCGTGGAGGTGGACAACAGGGACATGAAGCTGCGTCCCGGCATGACGGCGAATGTCACCATCCTGACCGCCCAGCGCACCAACGTCCTCCGCGTCCCCAACGCCGCGCTGCGCTTCCGTCCGCCGGACACCATCCGGGTCGGCTCCACCAATGACGCCGTGGCCCGGGCCGCCGGGCCCAAGGCCCCGGGGGCGCCTCCTTCCGACGAGATGCCCGTGCCGCCATGGGTTGCCGAGGGTCGCCGCCCCACCGAGGAGGAACGCACCCGGTTCGAGGCGAGCCTGACTCCGGAACAACGGGAGCAGTACCGCCAGATGCGCGAGCGCATGCGCGCCATGATGGCCGCGGGGGGCGGCGGTCCCGGAGGCGGGGGCGGTGCCATGAGTGCCATGGCCGGGGGAAACCGGACACCCGCAGCCGATGGCCCCGGCATCCGCACCGTGTACCTCGTGGATCCCGACCGGTCGTCCCCCGCCAGCACGGTCCTGAAGGCGGTATCGGTCAGGACGGGGATCAGTGACGGCACCTTCACCGAGATCATCGAGGGCCTGAGTGCGGGCGACATTGTGGTGAGCGGCCTTGCGGCGCCGACCACCGCGGCGAGTGCGCCGACCCCGAATCCGTTCGGCAGTCCCTTCGGCGGGCCCCGGCGCTGA
- a CDS encoding NUDIX hydrolase, with protein sequence MPPEPAVKAWPVLSSKSLANYRIFSLRSDLKINPRTGDRHDFFVLECPDWVNVVPVTRDGRIVMIEQFRHGSNTTELEIPGGVMDPNERDPLVTGQRELREETGYEGSRARLIGRIYPNPAIQSNVCHTLLVEDCERRHEMDLDHAEDIQVRLVPVARIPELMTSGAIRHALVMVALSHYLMGSGILGHPPGAGSA encoded by the coding sequence ATGCCTCCTGAACCCGCCGTCAAGGCTTGGCCGGTGCTCTCCTCGAAGTCGCTGGCGAACTACCGGATCTTTTCGCTGCGCAGCGACCTGAAGATCAATCCCCGCACCGGCGACCGGCACGACTTCTTCGTCCTCGAATGTCCGGACTGGGTCAATGTGGTCCCGGTGACTCGGGACGGTCGGATCGTCATGATTGAGCAGTTCCGGCACGGGTCCAACACCACCGAACTGGAAATCCCCGGAGGCGTGATGGATCCGAACGAAAGGGACCCGCTGGTCACCGGTCAGCGCGAACTGCGCGAGGAAACGGGTTACGAGGGCTCCCGGGCGCGCCTCATCGGGCGCATCTACCCAAACCCCGCCATCCAGTCGAACGTCTGCCACACCCTGCTGGTAGAGGACTGCGAGCGGCGCCATGAGATGGATCTGGACCATGCCGAGGACATTCAGGTCCGCCTCGTGCCGGTCGCGCGCATCCCGGAACTCATGACGTCCGGCGCCATCCGCCACGCCCTCGTCATGGTGGCCCTGTCGCATTACCTGATGGGATCCGGGATTCTCGGCCATCCGCCCGGCGCAGGTTCCGCGTAA
- a CDS encoding peptidylprolyl isomerase, whose translation MPNETSDAEVAVIKTAHGEMVVEFWPEVAPKTVENFKSLARKGFYDGTAFHRIVKGFMVQGGDPLTKEASMESRWGTGGPGHRVRAEFNDRPHRRGVISMARSSDPDSAGSQFFICLGDAAFLDGKYTAFGSLVRGDEVLGSLGDAITKTSSGGEKSSPVQRQHVESIRIVNRDELA comes from the coding sequence ATGCCCAACGAAACCAGCGATGCCGAGGTGGCCGTGATCAAGACCGCCCACGGGGAAATGGTCGTGGAGTTCTGGCCCGAGGTGGCCCCAAAAACAGTCGAGAACTTCAAGTCCTTGGCGCGAAAGGGATTCTATGATGGCACCGCCTTTCATCGGATTGTGAAGGGCTTCATGGTCCAGGGTGGGGATCCGCTGACCAAGGAGGCATCCATGGAATCCCGCTGGGGCACCGGAGGTCCCGGACACCGCGTGCGCGCCGAATTCAATGACCGCCCGCACCGTCGCGGCGTCATATCCATGGCGCGGTCGTCGGATCCCGACTCGGCCGGCAGCCAGTTTTTCATCTGCCTTGGCGACGCGGCCTTCCTCGACGGCAAATACACCGCCTTCGGCTCGCTCGTGCGCGGGGACGAAGTTCTCGGATCCCTGGGCGATGCCATCACCAAGACCTCCTCCGGAGGTGAAAAGAGTTCCCCGGTGCAACGGCAACACGTTGAGAGCATCCGGATTGTGAACCGCGACGAACTGGCGTGA
- a CDS encoding peptidylprolyl isomerase, translating into MNCLVKLFGLFGLVTGLSLCHPASAQDAPSGDQAAAATNEVAVLKFKGYGEIVLEFLPDVAPKTVENFKKLAGSKFYDGTLSHRLIPGFMIQLGDPLTKDPAMEARWGTGDPGYKIKAEFSDKPHVKGTVSMARSSDPDSAGSQFFICFGTAPHLDRSYTVFAKVLEGMDVLDQLEKAEVGGPSRSKPQKPVVLESVTLMPRSDWKPQPK; encoded by the coding sequence ATGAATTGCCTTGTCAAACTGTTCGGACTGTTCGGCCTCGTGACCGGACTGTCGCTTTGCCATCCGGCTTCGGCACAGGACGCACCGTCCGGAGACCAGGCCGCTGCCGCGACCAACGAGGTGGCCGTGCTGAAATTCAAGGGCTACGGGGAGATCGTCCTCGAGTTCCTGCCGGACGTCGCGCCCAAGACTGTTGAAAACTTCAAGAAGCTCGCCGGCAGCAAGTTTTACGACGGCACGCTGTCGCACCGCCTGATTCCCGGTTTCATGATCCAGCTGGGGGACCCGCTGACCAAGGATCCCGCAATGGAGGCCCGATGGGGCACCGGGGACCCCGGCTACAAAATCAAGGCGGAGTTTAGCGACAAGCCGCACGTCAAGGGCACGGTGTCCATGGCGCGGAGCAGTGATCCCGATTCCGCCGGCAGCCAGTTCTTCATCTGCTTTGGAACGGCTCCCCATTTGGACCGGAGCTACACGGTGTTTGCGAAGGTCCTTGAGGGCATGGATGTCCTGGATCAGCTCGAGAAAGCGGAGGTTGGCGGTCCATCCCGCAGCAAACCCCAGAAGCCGGTGGTGCTGGAAAGCGTCACCCTCATGCCGCGCTCGGACTGGAAACCCCAGCCCAAGTAA